GACGAGATCATCGAACTGTCCGACGCCCTGATGGTGGCGCGTGGTGATCTTGGCGTGGAAATGCCGCTGGAAGCCGTTCCCGGCATCCAGAAGCAATTGATTCGCGCCTGCCGCCGTGAAGGCAAGCCGGTGGTCGTGGCCACCCAGATGCTGGAATCGATGATTTCAGCGCCGGTTCCGACCCGTGCCGAAGTCTCCGACGTGGCGACAGCCGTGTTCGAAGGCGCTGATGCCATCATGCTGTCGGCTGAATCTGCTTCCGGCCAGTATCCGGTCGAAGCGGTCTCCACCATGGCGTCGATTGCCCGCACCATCGAGCGCGAACCGCACTATCCCGGCATTATCTATGCCCAGCGCCCGCAGCCGGAAGCAACCGGCGCCGACGCGATTTCGCTGGCGGCCCGCCAGATTGCCGAGACCCTGAAGCTGACGGCGATCGTCTGTTACACCTCCTCCGGCAATACCGGGCTTCGTGCTTCACGCGAGCGCCCCGAAGTGCCGATCCTGGCGCTATCGCCGGTGGTGCAGACGGCCCGCCGCCTGTCGCTGGTCTGGGGCCTGCATTGCGTCGTTTCCGAAGAGCCGACCGATCTGGATGATATGGTCAACAGGGCGTGCCGCATTGTGGTTTCGGAAGAGTTTGGCAAGCCGGGCGACCGGGTGATCATTTCCGCTGGTGTGCCATTGGGAACGCCAGGCGCCACCAATATGCTGCGCATCGCCTATATCGGTCCGGATGGACTGTCCGGCGTCTAAAATTTGCTAAGCCGTCCCGCAAGGCGAAGATGCTGATGCATCCTCGCCTTGCGGGAGCCATGTCGTGGAAGTATGTGAAATGAGAATGTGAAGGGTCATCTTCAGTGACCTTTCTGATGGGCCATGTATCCGAAAAATTCTAGCGCCGCTTGTCAGGGATGACGGGCGGCGTTTTTCGTGACAGGGCGCTCCAACCGCTCAATTGAGCGGACTGAGACGTGCTACTCGGTCTGGGTAAAATCTGATGGCAACAGAAAAAGATGGAGTATCCTGCGGTTTCTAAAATGCAGGATCGATGTGCTCATGCTTTGAGGCTGAGTCACTATTCCCTTAGGGATTGCTATTCGATTTGTGAAATTCTGCATTAATCCATAATAGTATAAGTCTATAAATGTTGACTTGCAGTATAGATACAACAAAATAATAAAGCCGCCTTGGGAGGGGCGACTTTATTACTTATAAATAATTTAATAACTCTGAAATATAAATAGACTATAAATTCGTCTTTGGTAATATTGTCGTTTTAAATTGGTTTGTTATTATGCTTATAGTTTTGCGCTATTTTGATTGTGATGTCAAGAACACAATCCTATTGGTTGCAGATAGCCGATATCGGTGGTTATCGAGCTCTTAAGTAGCTGGCAATTTTATCAGTTTGTTGACATTTCAAGAGCTTCGCCGATTTTACTGGCCAAAGATGGAAGATTGCGGTCTTGACCGGCTATTTTTTCAATGGCGGCAACGGCGAGGTCTGTGGCGCAATAGTCCGGCTTGTGGCCTAAATGTCGCACCCAGATAAGCTCGGCGCCTGCAATGTCGCGGGCAAGACCAATGGAGTGGATATCTGCAAGAACGATGGCATCACGGTCACCGGTGACGATCACGGTTGGGGCCTGTATCTCCTGGTAGCGGGGCGCCATGCGGGTGACATAGGTGTGCAAGCCGCACACGTCGATGGCGTTGTGACGGAAGGTGCTGGGCCGCAGAACCAGGGTAGGGGCGGTTCGGGCGATATAATCATCCGGACGTGGGTTGGGAGCAAAGACTGCCCCGATGGCTCCATCCATCTTGGCAAGCCCTGCAAGAGGCGCAAGGGTGCGGGCAAAGAGCGGCCCGATGATTGGTGTTGCCGTCAGATGATAATGCCAATCGACACCGCCGGGCCAGGGATGGGTGGCAGGGGCCAGAAAAAGCAAACCCGCTGTCTTTTCTGGATGGAGAACGGCAAAACTGGCCGCAATGGCGCCGCCAAAGGAATGGCCGATGATAATGGCCCGCGATAGGCCAAGGGCGTCCATGGCCTCGGCAATGGCGTTGGCTTGGCCATCGGGCGTGTCGTTTTCCGGTCCGCCACGCGGTGAATAGCCGTGGCCCGGTCGGTCCACGAAGATCAAATCTGCGCGCCCTTCAAGCGCCGGACGAAAGGCCTCGGCCTGATCGCGCAGATTGCCGCTGGCGCCATGAATGAACAGCAGCGGCGGCAAATCCGCACTTTCAGAGGCCGGAATATGCAGGAGGTTGAGATGGGTGTCTCTTATCGGGACGGGCGTGCCAATATTCGGATTGTCATCCGTGATCTGTCTTATTTTGACTGTGGAAAACACCCAGGCTACAATCAGAGGTGTAGTAATGATGGCAAGGATCAGAATTGCAGGCATGGCTTACGGGTTCCTGCTGCGTCATTCCTTAAAGCGGCTTAGCGATCAGAGAGAATGACGCAGAAAATTTAACAGCGACGGCCTCTTTCGTCCGCATAACACAGTACGGAGCGCGTGGAGTGTGAAAGGTAAATAGCCTTCGGCTTTCTCCAAGCCACCGTCCTTAGCGGCACAGCAGGGATTACAGCGCCTTGCGTTTTATAAAACGCACAAAGGACGCTGTAACACTTTAAATCTACTGCATCCGCAATGGGTCATGATTACGTCCGCGCGCCTGCCAGTTTCTCCGAAAGCTCGGTCACGGTCTTCTGGGCGGCGCGGTCGGCGGGATAGATGGCGAGGTAGCGCTGCCAAGCTTCCAGCGCCTTTTGGTCGCTGCCGGTCTCTGCCAGGATATTGGCGAGCATTTCCAGCGCCCCGAAATGGCGAGGTTCGATGGCCAGGACGTGATTGAGATCGGAAATCGCCTTGCGGTAATTGCCCTGGCTATAATGCAGGCTGGCGCGGTGCCCCCAGCCATTGGCATAATCGGGCTCCAGCACGATCGCCTGATCGAGGAAGTCCAGCGCTGCGGCGTTCTTCTTGTCCTTGATGGCCTTGTCGGCCCATTGCATCAGCAGATTGACGGTTGGGCTGCCGGAATTCGACCAATCCGCCATCACGGCAGCGGCAATCGCCTTGGCTGCCTCCGGCTGGCGTTCGCGTTTCAACTGGGTCAGCAATTCGTCCGCAGGCTTGCCAGACAGCGCCGCTGTGTCGCTGCGGTCTTCCAGTCGTTCGACCTCGCCCTGCTGCGGAGATTGGCCTTGCTGTTGAGAGGATGGCGGCTGGCCATCCTTGTCCGCTCTTGGCTCACCCGTCTGGGGGTGGTTCGGCTCAGGCTTTTGAGGGTCCGGCGTGAAGGGCAGGGCAGGCGGCATAGGCTGGCTGGGTGCCGCGTCTGGCCTGTCCTGCGCATGCGTCGTGGCGGCAGGCCCGGCGAGGGTGCTGGCAACCAGAATACAGGCCGTGAGAATCAGGTGAATGAACAAACGAACAGAGCGCATGCAGGTAATCTACCGTGCATGCGCTCTGTTTCAAACCGAATTCTGCGATTGACCGAAGTCCATGCATCACAGCGAGGTGATGCTGCTCTCCCGCAGGAGAGGTTTCGATCAGCCCTGACGGGCCTTGAAACGCGGGTTCTGCTTGTTGATGATGTAAACGCGGCCCTTGCGGCGAACCAGACGGTTGTCGCGGTGACGTGCCTTAAGCGCTTTCAGCGAATTCTTGATCTTCATTTTTAGATCCGCATGGTTGCCAGGGAACCGTCTGGTTCCGCCGGGATGTATATCGACGAAAAACGCACCGCTGGGCGCGCTGTTTCAGGGTTGGTGGCACATACCCCGGCTTAACCCGGCATGTCAACCGGAAAACCAGGCATTTTGCCCGTTGATGGCAGGTTATTCCCGGTTCCTGACCTCGGTGACATGTCCCATTTTGCGGCCGGGCCGTGCTTCAGCCTTGCCATAGAGATGGACGAGCACGCCCGGTTTCGCCAACCAATCTGGAACGGCGACAATATCGTCGCCGATCAGGTTGGTCATGACGCAATCGCCGTGGCGGGCTGGATCGCCCAGCGGTAACCCGGCGACGGCGCGGATATGCTGTTCGAATTGCGAGATTACGCAGGCCGCTTCCGTCCAATGGCCGGAATTGTGGACCCGAGGGGCCATTTCATTGGCGATCAGGCTGCCATCGGCCATCAGGAACAGTTCGAGCCCGACCACGCCGACATAGTCGAGGCCGTTCAGCAACTTTTCCGCAGCGCTTTTGGCCGCAGCAGCGGTCTGCGGCGAAATCGACGCAGGCACGGTGGAGGTGTGCAGAATGCCGTCGCGGTGAATATTTTCAGC
The nucleotide sequence above comes from Agrobacterium vitis. Encoded proteins:
- a CDS encoding alpha/beta fold hydrolase; protein product: MPAILILAIITTPLIVAWVFSTVKIRQITDDNPNIGTPVPIRDTHLNLLHIPASESADLPPLLFIHGASGNLRDQAEAFRPALEGRADLIFVDRPGHGYSPRGGPENDTPDGQANAIAEAMDALGLSRAIIIGHSFGGAIAASFAVLHPEKTAGLLFLAPATHPWPGGVDWHYHLTATPIIGPLFARTLAPLAGLAKMDGAIGAVFAPNPRPDDYIARTAPTLVLRPSTFRHNAIDVCGLHTYVTRMAPRYQEIQAPTVIVTGDRDAIVLADIHSIGLARDIAGAELIWVRHLGHKPDYCATDLAVAAIEKIAGQDRNLPSLASKIGEALEMSTN
- the ykgO gene encoding type B 50S ribosomal protein L36; the encoded protein is MKIKNSLKALKARHRDNRLVRRKGRVYIINKQNPRFKARQG
- the pyk gene encoding pyruvate kinase, producing MKRNRKVKILATLGPASQDEAMIRKLHEAGADLFRINMSHASHDVMRTLIQRIRSVEAACGRPIGILADLQGPKLRVGKFANTSVELKPGQTFTLDSNEAPGDETRVYLPHPEILEAVKVGHRLLIDDGKLHLRAEKCDGKTIVCSVVSGTKISDRKGVSLPDTILATGVLTDKDRADLDAVLATNDVDWVALSFIQRPEDLAEVRKIARGRVGLMSKIEKPQALERIDEIIELSDALMVARGDLGVEMPLEAVPGIQKQLIRACRREGKPVVVATQMLESMISAPVPTRAEVSDVATAVFEGADAIMLSAESASGQYPVEAVSTMASIARTIEREPHYPGIIYAQRPQPEATGADAISLAARQIAETLKLTAIVCYTSSGNTGLRASRERPEVPILALSPVVQTARRLSLVWGLHCVVSEEPTDLDDMVNRACRIVVSEEFGKPGDRVIISAGVPLGTPGATNMLRIAYIGPDGLSGV
- a CDS encoding tetratricopeptide repeat protein, whose translation is MRSVRLFIHLILTACILVASTLAGPAATTHAQDRPDAAPSQPMPPALPFTPDPQKPEPNHPQTGEPRADKDGQPPSSQQQGQSPQQGEVERLEDRSDTAALSGKPADELLTQLKRERQPEAAKAIAAAVMADWSNSGSPTVNLLMQWADKAIKDKKNAAALDFLDQAIVLEPDYANGWGHRASLHYSQGNYRKAISDLNHVLAIEPRHFGALEMLANILAETGSDQKALEAWQRYLAIYPADRAAQKTVTELSEKLAGART